The following proteins are encoded in a genomic region of Mycteria americana isolate JAX WOST 10 ecotype Jacksonville Zoo and Gardens chromosome 14, USCA_MyAme_1.0, whole genome shotgun sequence:
- the LOC142416811 gene encoding protein FAM83D-like, which yields MANASQCLEEGAGRWPPRPPGPYSEAQRLALEELVAGGPEALRAFLRREQLPPFLSEPEVQAIARGALPPAAAPEPAGEPSLGASLDASSLTYFPERSDLEPPALELGWPGFARGAFRGLTRVEAHFQPGCGESIYGCKEAVRRQIRSARQVIALVMDSFTDIDIFGDLQDAYNNRKVPVYILLDQDFLPHFLEMCKNLGVCPEQESLMRVRTLTGNTYYMRSGAKIVGKVHEKFMLIDGIRVTTGSYSFTWSDGKLNSSNLLLLSGQVVEHFDLQFRILYAQSMPISPKWLSSHRNSGILDHLANRTESPEEYTVEGNLRAEFARLSSTPKKLLKELDLAEDTSGGRPCNLGHSCLCEEEWFSDQVAIVGQKSASTQTGPWEEKPVVTACNAATQTRAVTAETGTQTSVTARMTGTQTSVLLKTAVTQTKEDEYTETPLLHRKLSKEGSSLSGKAVSSSSLRSLSSSSSQCSLASSTASLSSLRSFEYSSSHRAEYFQKLHKERQFHYSTIRSKLSHMVDILSRRGRVPENYMTQYTGKCNLKQRRDISASLRSLRDVSLFSLNK from the exons ATGGCCAACGCCTCGCAGTGCCTGGAGGAGGGCGCCGGGCGctggccgccgcggccgcccgggccgTACAGCGAGGCGCAGCGGCTGGcgctggaggagctggtggcGGGCGGCCCCGAGGCGCTGCGGGCCTTCCTGCGGCGGGAGCAGCTGCCGCCGTTCCTCTCGGAGCCCGAGGTGCAGGCCATCGCGCGGggcgcgctgccgcccgccgcggccccggagCCGGCGGGCGAGCCCTCGCTCGGCGCCTCCCTCGACGCCTCCTCGCTCACCTACTTCCCCGAGCGCTCGGACCTGGAGCCGCCggcgctggagctgggctggccgGGCTTCGCCCGCGGCGCCTTCCGCGGGCTCACGCGGGTGGAGGCGCACTTCCAGCCCGGCTGCGGGGAGAGCATCTACGGCTGCAAGGAGGCGGTGCGGCGGCAGATCCGCTCCGCCCGGCAG GTGATTGCCCTTGTGATGGATTCCTTCACAGATATTGATATCTTCGGTGACCTTCAGGATGCCTATAACAACCGCAAAGTCCCTGTCTATATCCTTCTTGACCAGGACTTTCTACCCCATTTCTTGGAAATGTGCAAGAACTTAGGAGTTTGTCCTGAGCAGGAAAGT ctgatGAGAGTTCGAACTCTCACGGGGAACACATACTACATGAGGTCAGGTGCCAAAATTGTTGGGAAAGTCCATGAGAAGTTCATGTTAATTGATGGCATTAGAGTGACGACAGGCTCCTACAG TTTCACGTGGTCCGATGGGAAGCTGAACAGCAGTAACTTGCTGCTATTGTCAGGTCAAGTGGTTGAACATTTTGACCTCCAGTTCAGGATTCTTTATGCCCAGTCAATGCCCATCAGCCCTAAGTGGCTGTCCAGCCACAGGAACAGTGGGATATTGGATCACCTGGCGAACAGAACAGAGTCCCCTGAAGAATATACTGTGGAAGGCAACTTGAGAGCAGAATTTGCCAGACTGTCTAGTACTCCAAAGAAATTGTTGAAAGAGCTAGATCTGGCTGAAGATACTTCTGGAGGCAGACCTTGTAACCTGGGGCATTCTTGCCTCTGTGAAGAGGAGTGGTTCAGCGATCAAGTGGCCATAGTGGGACAGAAAAGCGCATCGACTCAAACTGGCCCATGGGAAGAGAAGCCTGTAGTGACCGCCTGTAACGCTGCCACGCAGACCAGGGCTGTAACGGCAGAAACTGGCACTCAGACTTCTGTCACTGCTAGAATGACGGGCACTCAGACTTCAGTTTTGCTGAAGACTGCAGTGACACAGACAAAGGAAGATGAGTACACAGAAACACCCCTGCTTCACAGAAAGCTGTCAAAAGAAGGATCTTCCCTGTCTGGAAAGGCTGTATCAAGTTCTAGTCTGCGATCGCTGTCTTCGTCATCATCGCAGTGCTCTCTTGCAAGCTCTACCGCCTCACTGTCTTCTCTCCGGTCCTTTGAATATTCTAGCAGCCACAGGGCAGAATATTTCCAAAAACTGCATAAAGAGAGGCAGTTCCACTACTCCACTATCAGGTCGAAGCTTAGCCACATGGTGGATATCCTGTCCCGGAGGGGACGTGTACCTGAAAACTACATGACCCAATACACTGGAAAATGCAATCTAAAACAGAGGCGAGACATCAGTGCCAGCCTGCGCAGCCTGCGGGACGTTTCACTCTTTTCTCTGAATAAATGA
- the LOC142416813 gene encoding protein FAM83D-B-like: MANASQCLEEGAGRWPPRPPGPYSEAQRLALEELVAGGPEALRAFLRREQLPPFLSEPEVQAIARGALPPAAAPEPAGEPSLGASLDASSLTYFPERSDLEPPALELGWPGFARGAFRGLTRVEAHFQPGCGESIYGCKEAVRRQIRSARQMIALVMDSFTDTDIFKDLLEACSQRQVKAYILLDQSSFSHFLKMCKDLGVDLEQEKFMRIRNITGNTYCTRSGAKIVGKVREKFMLIDGIRVTTGSYSFTWTDGKLNSSNILILSGPAVAHFDLEFRILYARSKPINLKELSSCKKNKVLDQLVRITVASRELTRENFLRMEFLYLRAFVGNLKMKQSWLRASREAVYVSNNAMHASLPLTKRNGSLVMWPHWIIER; the protein is encoded by the exons ATGGCCAACGCCTCGCAGTGCCTGGAGGAGGGCGCCGGGCGctggccgccgcggccgcccgggccgTACAGCGAGGCGCAGCGGCTGGcgctggaggagctggtggcGGGCGGCCCCGAGGCGCTGCGGGCCTTCCTGCGGCGGGAGCAGCTGCCGCCGTTCCTCTCGGAGCCCGAGGTGCAGGCCATCGCGCGGggcgcgctgccgcccgccgcggccccggagCCGGCGGGCGAGCCCTCGCTCGGCGCCTCCCTCGACGCCTCCTCGCTCACCTACTTCCCCGAGCGCTCGGACCTGGAGCCGCCggcgctggagctgggctggccgGGCTTCGCCCGCGGCGCCTTCCGCGGGCTCACGCGGGTGGAGGCGCACTTCCAGCCCGGCTGCGGGGAGAGCATCTACGGCTGCAAGGAGGCGGTGCGGCGGCAGATCCGCTCCGCCCGGCAG ATGATTGCCCTAGTTATGGATTCCTTCACAGATACCGATATCTTCAAAGACCTCTTGGAGGCTTGTAGCCAGCGGCAAGTTAAAGCATATATCCTTCTAGATCAGTCTTCATTTTCCCACTTTCTAAAAATGTGCAAGGATCTGGGAGTTGACCTGGAACAGGAAAAG TTTATGAGAATTCGAAATATCACGGGGAACACATACTGCACGAGGTCGGGTGCCAAAATTGTTGGAAAAGTCCGTGAAAAGTTCATGTTAATTGATGGCATTAGAGTGACAACGGGCTCATACAG TTTTACGTGGACAGATGGGAAGCTGAACAGCAGCAACATTTTGATCCTGTCAGGCCCCGCAGTGGCACACTTTGACCTGGAATTTCGGATTCTTTATGCACGGTCAAAGCCTATCAACCTCAAAGAGTTATCCAGCTGCAAGAAGAATAAGGTGTTGGACCAGCTGGTCAGGATAACAGTGGCTTCCAGAGAACTGACCAGGGAAAACTTCCTGAGAATGGAGTTTTTGTATCTTAGAGCATTTGTAGGAAATCTAAAGATGAAGCAAAGTTGGCTGCGTGCCTCAAGGGAGGCGGTCTACGTGTCAAATAATGCAATGCATGCCTCTCTGCCACTGACTAAGAGGAATGGCTCTCTAGTTATGTGGCCACACTGGATCATAGAGAGATGA